One window from the genome of Vidua chalybeata isolate OUT-0048 chromosome 3, bVidCha1 merged haplotype, whole genome shotgun sequence encodes:
- the IL20RA gene encoding interleukin-20 receptor subunit alpha, with protein sequence MKNVLHWSAPEGTGDGVVYKVKYAVYGVGKWIRKPECRNINRTWCDLSSETSDYEEQYYASVKAFLNGTCSDWMETTRFNPLTDTKIDPPMVSVSSTDRSISIILTAPEKWKRSPEEESISMLQVYPGLQYNVSVLNKKTKKRWFFSISNNTLVVPWLEPGTAYCVSAQIHVTTPVLDSGFSKEHCITTLKDKTEDETITITFGYIMPTTLALLFISVVCYWVHKYIHIHKQKHPTNLVWQYTDKCKEWVFIPSEKIVLNLITVNGDNGEESRHLSERKSPHYNTVYNDTEGRDLPSEQVLKARYLLDFSREEISLKEDTSVEGNQTGNWVSHGWSGTQNTWRDKNAGVVEYEHDVRTEDFSRGQKLEEKFSAPGGLQGEPQVALGDLVDMETGQPYSPQLEIWVGDLCLGQKTEELNLKVVDAADELPSETHIDFMDLDTEKSGQIFYHQLEETTQGLTEKEGVQTVLVDWDPHRGRLYVPTLSNVEKQVCEGVFKYDDPDKDGILLRLYEREVSGGSPEDEEMYLLQFKEQWELRVEMED encoded by the exons ATGAAGAATGTCCTTCACTGGTCAGCACCAGAAGGGACAGGTGATGGAGTTGTCTACAAGGTGAAGTATGCAGT ATACGGTGTTGGCAAGTGGATTAGAAAGCCAGAATGCAGGAATATAAACAGAACATGGTGTGACCTCTCCAGTGAGACCTCTGACTACGAAGAACAATACTATGCAAGTGTTAAAGCATTCCTAAATGGGACATGCTCTGACTGGATGGAGACCACACGATTCAACCCTCTAACAGACA CTAAAATAGATCCACCCATGGTAAGTGTATCTTCTACTGACAGATCTATTTCAATCATTTTGACTGCTCCTGAGAAGTGGAAGAGAAGTCCTGAGGAAGAATCCATATCTATGCTTCAAGTGTATCCTGGCCTACAGTACAATGTGTCCGTCCtcaacaaaaaaacaaagaagcgG TGGTTCTTCTCCATCAGCAACAACACCTTGGTTGTGCCCTGGTTAGAACCTGGAACAGCTTATTGTGTCAGTGCACAGATACACGTCACCACACCAGTTTTGGACAGTGGCTTTTCCAAAGAACATTGCATTACTACATTGAAAG ACAAAACAGAAGATGAGACTATAACAATCACATTTGGATATATTATGCCTACCACACTGgctctcctttttatttctgtggtaTGCTATTGGGTGCACAAGTATATTCACatccacaaacaaaaacatccaaCAAACCTG GTATGGCAGTACACTGACAAATGCAAGGAATGGGTTTTCATACCAAGTGAAAAAATAGTGCTCAACCTTATCACTGTTAATGGAGACAATGGTGAGGAATCCAGACATCTGTCGGAAAGGAAAAGTCCCCATTATAACACTGTTTACAATGACACTGAAGGGAGGGATTTGCCTTCTGAACAAGTGCTGAAAGCAAGATATTTGCTTGATTTTTCACGTGAAGAGATTTCACTCAAAGAAGATACTTCAGTGGAAGGGAACCAAACTGGAAACTGGGTATCTCATGGCTGGTCTGGAACACAGAATACTTGGAGAGATAAAAATGCAGGGGTTGTAGAGTATGAGCATGATGTAAGGACTGAAGACTTCAGTCGTGGTCAGAAACTAGAAGAGAAGTTTTCTGCCCCTGGGGGGCTACAGGGTGAGCCACAGGTTGCTTTGGGGGACTTGGTTGATATGGAAACAGGACAGCCATATTCCCCCCAGCTAGAGATATGGGTAGGAGACCTTTGTTTGGGACAGAAAACAGAGGAACTTAATTTGAAGGTGGTTGATGCAGCAGATGAATTACCAAGTGAGACCCATATCGACTTCATGGACCTGGATACTGAAAAGTCTGGGCAGATATTCTATCATCAGCTGGAAGAAACCACACAGGGCCTCACAGAGAAAGAAGGTGTGCAGACCGTATTAGTTGATTGGGATCCTCACAGGGGAAGACTGTATGTTCCTACTCTGTCCAATGTTGAAAAGCAGGTGTGTGAAGGAGTATTCAAGTATGATGATCCTGACAAAGATGGAATTTTGCTCAGACTCTATGAGAGAGAGGTATCTGGTGGATCACCTGAGGATGAAGAAATGTATCTCCTGCAGTTCAAGGAACAATGGGAACTTCGTGTAGAAATGGAAGactga